One window of Triticum dicoccoides isolate Atlit2015 ecotype Zavitan chromosome 5A, WEW_v2.0, whole genome shotgun sequence genomic DNA carries:
- the LOC119300434 gene encoding WAS/WASL-interacting protein family member 1-like has translation MEAEKAEASALKKLEETEAAVAARRQAKEVAHRRSAVFVTPLNSASPPSEFTGQSGEADGEFPVLERGGGDASKLDAVVPPSPPLPPSRSAQGKQPGKLVIELLRPFRSARQVRPRPHARTNPISIPSHSRRRRHPPLAPAAGIRPATSTAGPPPRRAESAEASASQAPPNLPPATEDRSLHRTPETILPQSAQFPPVYSSGFPSDVHRPYYLAAGELPADYRYVKSQGDKQLWYKNAAHLTSDCAPERKWNIYQSCNGCSGCF, from the exons atggaggccgagaaggcggaagCCTCCGCCCTGAAAAAGCTGGAGGAGACCGAGGCCGCCGTCGCGGCAAGGCGGCAGGCTAAGGAAGTCGCGCACCGGcggtcggcggtgttcgtcacccctctGAACTCTGCGTCGCCGCcctcggagttcacggggcagtcagGGGAAGCCGACGGCGAGTTCCCGGTCTtggagaggggcggcggcgacgcctCCAAGCTGGACGCGGTCGTGCCGCCATCGCCGCCCCTGCCGCCGTCTAGGAGCGCGCAAGGCAAACAGCCG GGTAAATTAGTAATTGAGCTGCTCCGTCCGTTCCGTTCCGCACGACAAGTTCGTCCCCGTCCCCACGCACGGACGAATCCAATCTCAATCCCCTcgcatagccgccgccgccgccaccctcctctcgcTCCTGCCGCAGGGATCCGGCCGGCCACCAGTACTGCAGGCCCTCCACCGCGGCGCGCCGAGTCGGCGGAAGCCTCCGCTTCCCAGGCGCCCCCTAACCTGCCGCCGGCGACAGAGGATCGATCTCTCCACCGTACGCCGGAAACCATACTGCCTCAGTCTGCGCAGTTCCCTCCTGTTTACTCGAGCGGTTTCCCCTCCGACGTCCATCGCCCGTACtacctcgccgccggcgagcttccCGCCGACTACAG GTATGTGAAAAGTCAAGGTGACAAACAACTGTGGTATAAGAATGCTGCACATTTGACATCGGATTGTGCACCTGAG